The genomic interval CCTCGCCGTAGGCCATGCCCACGACTTCGCCGTCGTGCTCGGCCACCAGCACGACCTCGTCCGGCCTTCCCATCGCCGCTCGGTACTTGGCACCGACCTGATCGTAGAAGCCCGGGCGCGGGGTGAACACCCGCCAGTCACGCTGCATCGAGTCCAGCTCCTGGAACAATGCGACGAGCGACGGAACGTCGGGCGGCGTCGCCTGGCGAACCTGCATCCAGATGCCCCTCTCCTTGCCTCTCGCACGCCGACCTCTGGGGAGATCCCCACGATCGCTGCGGTCCCCCGGGCCGGTCAGCTCCCCTGGAACCGAGGGTCGCGCTTGTCCAGGAACGCGCGCATCCCCTCTCGTTGGTCGCCCGTCGCGAACAATCCGATGAAGGCCTCACGTTCGGCCGCCAGGCGCCGGGACGCCTCCGGGTCGGCGGCGACAGAGCCCTTGATCGCCGCGATCGCCTGCCGGGGTCCCTCGGCGAGCCGTCGAGCACGTTCGACCGCGGCCTGATAGGTCCGGGTGGGAGACACGACCTCGCTCACCAGGCCGATCGAGAGCGCTTCGGCCGCGTCGACGCGACGGCCCGAGAGCATGAGGTCGGTCGCCCGCGCGACCCCAACGACCCGCGGCAGCCGCACCGTGCCTCCCGCCCCGGGCATCACGCCGATCAGCACCTCGGGCTGGCCGAACATCGCGTCGCTCGCCGCGATCCGAAGGTCACACGCCAGAGCGATCTCGCATCCTCCACCCAGGGCGAACCCGTTCACCGAGGCGATCGTTACGACGGCCGACGCCTCGAGGCGGATCAGTGCGTCGCCAAGCGCCGAGACGACGGGACGAACGCCGTCGGGGTCCAGCGATGCCATCGACTTGATGTCCGCGCCCGCTGCGAACAGGCTCGGACCACCCCAGACGACGATCGCTCCTACGTCCGCGTGTGCGCCAGCCTCGCGAACCGCCTCGTCGAGCTCCCTGCCGACCTGTTCGTCGATCGCGTTCGCGGGAGGCCGATCGAGTCGGATCGTCCCGACCCCCCGGTCGACTTCCAGGTGCACGTACTCCCCCACGGACGCAGAGCCTACCCCGCGTGGGGGCCGATGTGGGAGGCCACCCGCGCGAGCCCCTCCCGCAACGGCGTCATCGCGATCCCCAGCAGTTCGGCGGCATCCCGGAGTCGCGGGTCGGGCACCACCGGAGCGGCCAGGAGCTCGAGCGCGGCGGGAGCGACCGGGCGGCCGAGGAGGTCGGACAAGGTGGTGCGGGCCTGCATCGGGTCGAGTGAGCGCACGTCCGGCCGGCCCGAGATCATCCTCCCCAGCTCCGCGGCCGTGACGCGGTGGGGACCGGACAGGGTCAGCGGCCCCTCGACCGGCGTCTGCCGGTCGTCCATCGCCGCCAAGGCCGCTGCGACGTCATCGACGAACACGGGAGTGACCGGTCGTGACGGCTCACCCACGATCGCGGGTGGGTCGAGCTCGGCCAGGAGCACCGTCGCCGTGAACCAGAATCCGCCGGGCCCGTAGATCGGCGCCGTTCGGAGCACCGAGTACTCCAACCCCGACGTCGCCACGAGGTGTTCGGCTCGTCCCTTCGCCCGGAGGAACGGATTGGGGGATTCGGGGGCGGCGCCGAACGCCGAGAGCAGCAGGATCCGGCGAACGCCGACCCTCGTGGCGACCTGCACCACACGCTCGGCGGATGCCCGGCTCGAGGCATCGTAGGCGTGCTCATCGGGCTCGTTGACCCCTCCCACCAGGTGACACACCGTTTCGGAACCGCGCAGCACGGCCTCGAGGGTCGCGACGTCGTCGAGCTCGCCGACGGCCACTTTCGCCCCCGCGGCCCGCGCGGCATCAACGGCCTCGGGCCGGCGCACGAGGGCCTTCACGGACGGGTCACGAGCGGCCACGCTCGCCACCACGGCCGGGCCCACCACCCCCGATGCCCCCACCACCGCAACGCTCATCGCGGCAGATGGTACGCGCGCCCGGAGCCCGTCCCGCGGATCCCTCGCATCTGCGGGAAGCACTTGCAGATGCAAGGGCGCTGGTAGCATCGCCGCCATGGCCACGACCACGATGCCGCCCGGAGACGTGATGGACCTGCTGCGCAGCCGCGGACTCCGCATGACCCCCCAGCGCCGCGCGATCGTCGCCGAGGTGATGCGTACCCAGGGCCACATCTCACCGACCGCGATCGCCCGGAAGGTCCAGGGCGAGATGCCCGGCGTCAACGCCTCGACCGTCTACCGGACACTGTCGCTGCTCGAGGAGATCGGCGTGCTGTCGCATTCCCACCTCGAGAGCGGAGCCGAGTACCACCGCGCCGAGGAAGCCGAGCATGTGCATCTGACGTGCTCGAGGTGCGGTGCCGAGGACGACCTCTCGATCGACGAGGCCCGCGCCCTCCACGAGGTGATCGAGCGCCACCACGGGTTCTCACCCGACCTGACGCACTTCGCGATCAGCGGACTGTGCGCCACCTGCCGCACCCGCTCCCAAGAGCGAGCGGCGGCGGGCGCCTGACCCGCGTCGTTACGGGGCCGGCGGGGTCGCGATCCGGCTGTCGGCCCAGGGCGTGCTGGTCAGCTGCTTCTTGTGCTTGCCCTTCTGCACGTCCATCGCGAACAGTTGCACCCGGCCCTCGGAGAGCCCCTCGAACACGACCCGGTGACCCCCGGGCGAGAACCGTCCGAAGATCTCGTCACGCGAGGTGTTGTCGACGATCTTCTGATCGAGCCCCTGCGGCGAGACCGTGTAGAGATGCGCCTTGCCGTCCTTCTCCTTGATGAAGAGGATCCGCGAGCCGTCGGGGGACCAGTCGCAACCCGTCTCGGCTGCCGGCGCGGCGACGATCGGACGCCGGTTCTTGCCGTTGGGTTCACTGACGAACACGTCGCTCTCGGTCGGCGTAACGCGAGTGAACATGATCTGGGTACCACCCGGGCTGAAGACCGGGTAGCGCTCGTCGACGCTGTTGTTCGTCACGCGCCGCTGCTGCTTCCCATCGACGCGGATCGTGAACAGCTCCGAGCCCTTCGGAAGATCGCGTGCGAAGATCAACCGGCCGCTGCTGGGTCCCCAGGCCGGCCACAGCTCGTCGTGTGGTGTGTTCGTGATGCGCTTCGGCTTCGAGCCATCGGCGTTCGACACGAACAGCTCGAGGTTGCCTTCCTTGCGAGCGACGTACGCGAGCTTCTTGCGACTCGGTGACAGCCGTCCCGCATACGCGGCCGGAGGCTTGCCATCGGTGATGTTCGTCCGCTTCTTCCCCTCGAAGTTGACCGTGAAGATGTCGGAGACCTCTCGGCCTTCCCTCATCGCGATCCTCGAATACGGCACCTTGTTCGGTTCGCGCGGATAGGTCGCACCCGCCGGAGCGGCGGCGGCGATCAGCCCCGTCACGAGGATGCCACCGAGAACGGCCCTGCGGAGGAACGGTCTGCCCACGTGCATCACAGCACCTTCCAGAACTCTGCGGACCGGGCTGCCCCGGCCGGGTTTCGCTCTTCGGGAACGATACCTTCCGGCGCGCGGAAGCGCCAGCGGACGAAGGGCTGATGCGCGTCGCGGCACGCGCTCAGGACGAGCGCGGGATCCCACCGAGGCGATCGGAAACCGACGAGGGAACGAAACCGAACGGCAGCTCCAGGCGGTTGGCCGCCATGAGGGCCTCGTCGCCCAGGATGTCGATCGTGCTGCCGTCGGCCACGATCCGCCCGGCGTTCATCACGACCGACCGAGGACAGAGCTCGAGCGCGTATGGCAGGTCGTGGGTCACCATGAGCATCGTGATCCCGAGCGACAAAAGGATGTCCGCGAGCTCGCGCCTGCCGGCCGGGTCCAGGTTCGAGGACGGCTCGTCGAGCACGAGGATCTCCGGGCGCATCGCGAGGACAGTGGCGACCGCCACGCGACGTCGCTGTCCGAAGCTGAGGTGGTGGGGGGCACGATCCACATGTTCTTCCATCCCGACCGCAGCCAGGGCCTCGAGGACGCGTTCCTGGAGATCGTCGCCGCGCAGTCCCAGGTTCGCCGGACCGAAGGCGACGTCCTCCCGGACGGTCGGCATGAAGAGCTGATCGTCCGGATCCTGGAACACGATCCCGACGCGCCGACGGATCTCCACCAGGTGTTCGCGCTCCACGGAGAGCCCTCCGACCTCGACGCGGCCCGCCTGGGTCGCGTGCACGCCGTTGAGATGGAGCACCAGCGTGGTCTTGCCCGCACCGTTGGGACCGAGCACGGCGACGCGTTCCCCCGCATCGACGTGCAGGTCGACGCCGAACAGAGCCTGGTGCCCGTCCGGGTAGGCGAAAGCGAGTCCGGACACCTCGAGTGCGGCGGCGGTCATCGGGTCCCCCACCAGGCGACGAGGGCAACGAGAGCGGCCATCCCGGGCAGGCTCAACGACACGACCCAGGCGGACGTGTTCGCACCGTCCGCCCGGCCGCCGGGCATCGACCCCGTGTATCCGCGCGAGAGCATCGCGAGGTACACACGCTCCCCGCGCTCGTACGAACGGATGAACAGGGTGCCCGCGGACGACGCGACGGCCCGCGCCTGCCAGATCCATCGCCCACGGAACCCGCGCGATTCACGGGCGACGCGCATCCTGCGCATCTCGTCGCTGATCACGTCCCCGTAGCGGATCATGAACGACGCGATCGAGGTGAACGCGCGCGGAACGTGGAGCCGGTCGAACCCTCGGAGGAACTCCGGCATCGTCGTGGTCGACGCCACGACGATCGAGATACCGAGCCCCAGCGTCGCCTTCGCGGTGATGTTCCACAGCCCCCACAAGCCCTCCACCGAGAGGGACATCCCCGCGACGTCGACGCGCTCGCCTTGTCCCACCAGTGGCAGGAACAGTGCGAACGCGATGAACGGCAGCTCGAACGCCAACCGCCGCAGCACGAACGTCACCGGGAGGCGAGCAACCGCCATCAGAGCGACCACCGCCACCGCGTACAGACCGAACGCCCAGAACGCCTCGCGCGGTGTGGCGACGACCGCGACCACGAACAGGAACTGCGCGGCGAGCTTGCACTCGGGCGGGAGTCGGTGAAGCGGGGTGTGCCCGTGGACGTAGAGCGCGTGGGTGTGCGCTCCGCTCATCCGAACCTCCTCACCTATACGGTCGGAGCGCGCG from Actinomycetota bacterium carries:
- a CDS encoding enoyl-CoA hydratase-related protein — encoded protein: MGEYVHLEVDRGVGTIRLDRPPANAIDEQVGRELDEAVREAGAHADVGAIVVWGGPSLFAAGADIKSMASLDPDGVRPVVSALGDALIRLEASAVVTIASVNGFALGGGCEIALACDLRIAASDAMFGQPEVLIGVMPGAGGTVRLPRVVGVARATDLMLSGRRVDAAEALSIGLVSEVVSPTRTYQAAVERARRLAEGPRQAIAAIKGSVAADPEASRRLAAEREAFIGLFATGDQREGMRAFLDKRDPRFQGS
- a CDS encoding ABC transporter ATP-binding protein, with translation MTAAALEVSGLAFAYPDGHQALFGVDLHVDAGERVAVLGPNGAGKTTLVLHLNGVHATQAGRVEVGGLSVEREHLVEIRRRVGIVFQDPDDQLFMPTVREDVAFGPANLGLRGDDLQERVLEALAAVGMEEHVDRAPHHLSFGQRRRVAVATVLAMRPEILVLDEPSSNLDPAGRRELADILLSLGITMLMVTHDLPYALELCPRSVVMNAGRIVADGSTIDILGDEALMAANRLELPFGFVPSSVSDRLGGIPRSS
- the cbiQ gene encoding cobalt ECF transporter T component CbiQ: MSGAHTHALYVHGHTPLHRLPPECKLAAQFLFVVAVVATPREAFWAFGLYAVAVVALMAVARLPVTFVLRRLAFELPFIAFALFLPLVGQGERVDVAGMSLSVEGLWGLWNITAKATLGLGISIVVASTTTMPEFLRGFDRLHVPRAFTSIASFMIRYGDVISDEMRRMRVARESRGFRGRWIWQARAVASSAGTLFIRSYERGERVYLAMLSRGYTGSMPGGRADGANTSAWVVSLSLPGMAALVALVAWWGTR
- a CDS encoding NAD(P)H-binding protein, whose protein sequence is MSVAVVGASGVVGPAVVASVAARDPSVKALVRRPEAVDAARAAGAKVAVGELDDVATLEAVLRGSETVCHLVGGVNEPDEHAYDASSRASAERVVQVATRVGVRRILLLSAFGAAPESPNPFLRAKGRAEHLVATSGLEYSVLRTAPIYGPGGFWFTATVLLAELDPPAIVGEPSRPVTPVFVDDVAAALAAMDDRQTPVEGPLTLSGPHRVTAAELGRMISGRPDVRSLDPMQARTTLSDLLGRPVAPAALELLAAPVVPDPRLRDAAELLGIAMTPLREGLARVASHIGPHAG
- a CDS encoding Fur family transcriptional regulator, with translation MATTTMPPGDVMDLLRSRGLRMTPQRRAIVAEVMRTQGHISPTAIARKVQGEMPGVNASTVYRTLSLLEEIGVLSHSHLESGAEYHRAEEAEHVHLTCSRCGAEDDLSIDEARALHEVIERHHGFSPDLTHFAISGLCATCRTRSQERAAAGA